DNA from Carassius gibelio isolate Cgi1373 ecotype wild population from Czech Republic chromosome B8, carGib1.2-hapl.c, whole genome shotgun sequence:
TAACAATGGACTTGTTTTTTTATGTGATGCTAACAGTGATACCTTTAAGTTGTTTACAGTATATGCACCCAGGTGTACATTTTTAAAGCTtattgccccagtgacagcttctACTGTATAACttattttttctgagagtgtttgGTAAAACCATTGTACTCCTTGAAGCAGCTTATATACAGCATAAATGACCGGTATCTGAATATGTAATCGTTTAGGAATTAGGGAAACCAAGGCTAGTctaaatgatttaatattttttagctgttattattattattattttttttttgctatttaatgcatcattgttactttaattattattccattattgttttaatgtttaaatcatttcatTTAAGTGTAATTTGACAATAAAGTATttattccttttcttttcttttctttaaatcttaCTTAATTTGTCACAGTCCCCACAAAAAATAAGCAACAACTGTTTtcattgataatatatatatatatatatatatatatatatatatatattatttgttaattttatttaattacatttgtttGTTGAGCATCAAATCACAATAATATGTTGAATTTCTGAATTAatgtaatgatgctgataattcagctcaCCATCAAAAAGAAtcacagaataaattacatttgaaaatatatacaaattaataccAGTTCCTTTACattgaataaaatgttataatattactgttatactgtattttggatcaaataaatttacattactaaattaaacatttcaaaaaattaccttatattaaattaaactgtaaataaaacattactatattttaatttatattaatataattaagtaCATAGTCTACAACAGGTTGGGTAATGCCCGGTTGACGATGTACCCCATATAATTTGACAATATAATCAACTATTGGGACATGTTGTCCCAAAAGCTCAACTTGTGTAAAAGATTACTATTTTTGCCAGTATCTAAAGTTATATGTCTGGCTTATAAATAACAAAAGCTGGCTTATAAACAAAGAAGTATTCACTGGAATAAAAGGTGTGACGACATGGTATTAGTAGTGCTACAGTACTTTTTTATAAATCAACTTTCTCATAGGATGTCTGAAACTGCAACTGatgtcacaatttattttttatatgaactGACTCATCAGTTTAAAAACAATTTCACAGCGGCATTGTTCAGATGTGTTTAGTTTCTCTGATCAGTGTAGGAAATGGACTCATTACGCCCATTATTAACTGACGGTCTGCCACAGAGAATCTTTCCTGGTCTTTgtttttgtaaatgcatttttatttttcaaacatcCGTCTTCTTTTTCATTTCTCAGAGTCTAATTATTGGCCTCTGCTGAAACATGGCACAGGCAGGTGTATGTTTCTCCCTCACTGTTGGAAGCTCTTATTCGTTATTATGCAGCTGCAATTAATCCCTGTACTTCCGAGTCAATTGGTGGCCTGTCATTAGCACACCATGGGTTAGGCTACAGCGAGACTCACAACTGGGCAGAAATGAAATGGATGGACTTGGACCACTGGCATCAGAATAGAGGTGTGACAAAAATATCTTCTCGCAATACAATTTTGTCTGTTGTTTAAATATTGGCAAATAAAGATGAGTGATTTGAGAAATCGCTATCTGGACCTAGGTTATATTATTTAAGAAACTGTTAAATCACAAATTAGATTCTTATAGTAGCTCAGTTGTGTCACAGCAATAAGATAAAATGGAGAGCTAATGGTGCATTTTTCTAAAGTCTTCTGCAGTATTCTTTTGAGGCAGGAAAGTCAGAGATGTAAAATGGAAAGACTTTTGTATTGGTAGTTTATTATAGTTTCCCACATCAAAAGCATTAAGCAATACaactacacagcaaaaaaaaaaatctgagtgaaattaacTGCTGGGAGTACATATGAGACCGCgttcaagagtgtgaaagtgttaaaataggagtgttaaattaacactgaatctGAGTTAaggttaatgagataattaagtgattaattgagtgatgattgaccattattgacgggACCTGAtattaacatgcagaatcaacaaagacgaaaatcactattttaatggtgtcaccattatagtggtcagtgtttgctttagctgggctCTTGACCCCTAAAATGTTAAAGTCAAATTGTAATTGGCTGTTATAACTGAGTTATAAAAGTGATGGACAAGCAAAGACTATTGTTATTCCTGAACTACTGAGTTAAAGTTACACTGTTAGTTATTGCAGCACTATGATTTTTCAACAAAGTATttccagcattttaaatacaatctgaggaatttcttaaaagttgttcaaaaatctttcaaaagagtCTTTCCGTTAGACATGCAAACATTAAGAATCAAcctatgaatctcaacaatgaaaatcaaaaaagcatgttgcagtgcattctgggtgccacctatCAAAATTCATCCATGGCTCACatgatgcattgcggcatgaataaattattagctgaattgtttcagtaattttcTTTATTCTTACTagtctatttttttatgttacttttagtagtttgtttactaatcaCAAGGTTGTTATAATCAATGAGGTCAATCAAATCTGTTTAGGCATTAATTGAGTTTGGTGAATGCCCATGTTTTGGTTTTCTCTTGTCTGTTTGTTACAATTCAGTTGTAACAGCCAAACCAAATCTGACTTGAAAAATGTAaggctcaagagcccaactaattcAAACACTGACCACTTTAATGGTGACATAGAAatagtgattttcatctttgttgtttctgcatgttaacatcatgTTTCGTCAATAATGTTCAatcatcaatcacttaattatctcattaatttTACTCcaattcagtgttaatttaacactcatATTTGAACACTTTCACACTCCTGAATGTGGTCTCAAATGTACTCCCaacagagttaatttcactctggATTTTTTGCTGTGAATTTTCATTActgataatgtttcttgagcaccaaatcgacataatagaatgatttctcatgtgacacttaagaaagtaagtaatggctgctgagaattcggcattgccatcacaggaatgaattacatttgtaaaaatattaaaattaaatgtatttgaaaactCCATTTAGTTAAACTCCACTTAAAGCAAATGAAAGCACAACTTCTGACaattaaacatacatttacatacacagCCACGTCACTGAGATAATAATATCCACTTTTAAACAGGATTTGGTCTATTTCCCGTTTACCGAAGGCTAGCATCATACTATATTTCACCCTTATTAGTGTTTGAGATGATGTTGGATGTGGGCCACTGTGGTAAATATAGTCTAAACACAAACACCCCTGCATCCTGCTGCAACTGTCAACAGCTGCCCCATTTTCAGCTGGGGTTTAATAAGATGCCACACCGCTTCTGCGTAGATTTGCGTGATGAATCACAGAGCTCGCAGCCATGGATCAGGATTGTATTTTTCAGTCACATTGTTTTATTTGGCCAGTCTTACTAATTTATGCCCTGTCAGCTCTGGCTTCATGGTGTGTTAAAGAGGGCGAATAATTAGAGTTGGACACTGCAGACAAGGTGCACTGAAAAGGAACAGATCTTCACtgaaaatgtcttttattttaggCTATAAATAGCCAGTACTATTCCAACAGTATTTCAGCTTGAAGCTGCAAGAGATCAAAGCACATATGTATCAGATCAGCAGAGTCAGAGTCACTCTGGTGAGCTGACTAGTATTCTGTGATCATGTGGTTGTTTTCACATATGGTAATGACCTGGTTTTTTAAGAAGCCAGCTAGTGATGAATGAGATTAGTTACCAGAGAATCAACCAGTGTGCTGTATGAATCACGCTGAGAGCAGACTTTCTCTGGACTATATGTGTCTGCCTAGATGATCAGGTGTATTAAAACTGTAGTCTTGGGGTTTCGCTGAGTGGTCCATGGAAAATTTATTTTGGAAAtccaaaaaactaattattttaccAATCATATTTTTTAGGAGGACTGTCAAAGTTAAacgaatagttcacccaaaaataaaaatgtgcttaaaatttactcaccatcaggccatccaagatgtatatgagtttgtttcttcattggaacagatttggggaaGTTTAGCATTAcagcacttgctcaccaatggattctctgcagtgaatgggtgccgtcagaaagagagtccaaacagctgatgaaaacatcacaatgattctTAAATAAACCATGTGACTGACTCTagcccatcaattaacatcttgtgaagtgaaaagctttggGTTGTAAGAAACTAATTCATCATGGCAATTTTAACATCAAATTGTTGCTTCCGGTGTTTAATTCATTatgtaatattgctttctccaggaAAGTATTTGTTTCATCTGAAcctggagagaaatatgcacaaatcaagcactgtttattgttctttatttatttattttttaaataactagcTTTTTACTATGGATTTTAAGCCACTGCCTTAAAGTACTGTGAAAATTATTGAAAGATGCATTTGTATAGCACGTTTTCTTTTAAGGTTTCTGCATCTATTGTTACTTTTATAGTTgccataataatataaataaatattttttaaatatatatcaatattttccAGGGAATATAGAAAAGCCAGCTATTTAATCACATTGCTggtaaatacatattatttagtAATTTCATGCTTATTTCTCACACACTAAGAATTGGTCTTTAGACATTAAATTGCTGACTATATTGCTTGGCTTTTACTGTAGGAAGGCTTCTCTGAGAATTCTGCCACTGTTGCATTGTTAAATGAAGATATGCTTTGTCAGAATAATATGAGAAGCTAATATGGAGAGGACATAGACATTCTTGAATGAGTTGTTTAATAACATTCTTTTGCATGATTTGTGAGCTCAGCTGGGATTTTATTaggatttaatttgtttatacaCAGTATAACTGATTCCCTCATTAGGTTGATGTGACTGTACTAAAACATTGTCATGATTTTTTTAAAGGCTGTCACTGTTCCAAAATTGTTTTAGAGGAAACGCATTAAACAAGCCTTGTAATGCCAGCATTCTTTCTACAACAATGAGGGCTCCTCATGAATGATACTTGAGAGAATGTGTCATTTAATTAGTGTCTCATTTGACAGTGAATAGGCTAGGGATGCTAAAACTCTTTTCCTTGATGTTCATGGTATTATATCAGCTCTttgtttgttattaatattacagtcaatagtaaatgtgttttttaaatcttggtTTCATGTTGATTAAAACTcatgttcattattattaaattaaggaATCATAATTACATTCTGTACATTCCACAACTTGAAATTTCAAGAACTAAATGTTCTGCAGGGTCATATTAATGGATTAATTTACATGACTCTTCCACTCATACATTATTATGGGTTTAgttaatttttaaaaacattgttttactcATAAGTAGCCAGTTCTTCAAAATTATGATGATGTTATTGAAaggataaattaaaataagaaatttgaTGTCAGTTGACATCTTGATTTTTAGCAgttaatacttattttaaagcctgttttgtcttatttaaaatCATCTTGTATAAAGTCATCTTGAGGTCcttatgttattttagtattgttgagATACtattagtttaatatatatatttttttaattaataatgtgtttttacatttttttttataaaaaaatgagttgtatgttttttatattattttgttactttgtttttttattcgtctatatgttttttttccattaattttcaattattttttcaattaattcattaagttatttaattagatcagattaatctaaattaaaatgagatatGTTGTCTTGACAACTAGTTTATTTCAGGTAATGCacatttttatggtttttgttttaatatactataataacTCTGCTTTATTAAGTGTGTTAAGCCCATTGCCCCCTGGTTTAGAACTTAACCactgtttgaatttaaaattgaAACAATAAAACAAGCATTGAtttccaaaattaattaaatatttctcctctctttttctctctctcctcaaaCAGAACAATGCTGAGAGTCTGGCCTCAGGATGTTGGAATTGGGCACTTGTTCGGTCAGCGCTCAGACCCTCTCTGACCGCAATGCCCTGGCAGTCCCGTCTTTCAGTCAGGGCATGTGTGGCGGGAGCCCTCCTTCGCGATGTTTCCTCCTCCAGCCTCAGGACCCAGAGAGCTGGCTCAAGCACCGGGGAACCCTGGAGGACGGATCCCACTCCTGTTCGCTCCTGGAGCCCCAGAGCCTGGCTGACAGCTTCCTGTCCCATGCATCCAGTTTCGACACGCTCTATGTCCCCCATGCCCGTCCCATGGGTCTGGCGCCATCCTCCCTGGATCTCAGAGGGTTGTGCGAGGGTGCGGCAGCATTGGGTCTGGACTCAGACATGCCCGTCAGCCCGAATATAATTAAACGGCGCAGAGGGGGACTCATTGAACAACGGGACATCATTAAAGCACACCAGGCACACAAGATCCAGAGCACCCCACAGGCCCGGCGCAAGGAATGGGAGTAAGTGGCAcagcatgcaatttaataatCTCTTCAcacattttgtagaaatgtattttttcctcAACTTTTATTGGTTAGACtacttaaaggaatacttcaacTAGAAAGGAAAATtccatcgtttactcaccctcatttcattcaaaccagaatgaataatacatttttaataatattccgGTTCACTTCCATTACAATGAAGGGGTCTAAAGATTTCAAGcttcaaaagcaccataaaatgaTCATAAGTAGTCCACGTGACTTGTAAGCTATGTTCCAAGTCTCCTGAAGTCAGATGATAGTTTGGTAAGATGGACAGTCCGAAATGTAGGATGTTCTTTACTTAAAAGTGCATTCATGGGAAAAGTAGCAATGTCTGATACACAAACAAGAAGTTTTAGAGCTTGAAAgctccattcattgtaattgcatgcAAAGAGAGAGCAGAATTTCTTTTTATGTCCTTCTTGGAAGAAAGAAACTtcaatgggtttggaacaacatgagagtgaataagAGATGAGTCTGAGGTTATTCATTTTGAGAAAATTCCTTGAAGATAACTATGACTAAGCAAAGTTTTGGCATTTTAGGGAAACGGTTTACTTCTGTGCAGTTATTGATATCTAGTGTTTGAATAGAAGTGATGACATTTTCAGAATATGAAATATGGCATGTatttaactacatttttaaatgaatctgaacTGGCATATAGACACCCTTGTGTTGGGTCAATAATCTACCAGCAGTCAACTGATAATGCACATTTTTGTTAGCAATATAAAATTAATCTGCAAACTGTTTCCAGATATTGTCATGAGTTATTGAAACCTGTGTCACTTGAACACCAGTTTCATAGGTGATCATGTGTTTCCATGGTGATTAGATTCCGTGAACTTCAGGTTGCAAAGATGGAGGGAAACATGGCATTTTACATTGTGTTCCATTGGTGATGCTTGTATACAGTATACTCCAGTTGGCTTTGTGGTTTTGAGGGCTAGTCTTTATCCACGTCCACTTTTCATCATTAGGGCATGACGATGTCGGACTGAAAATTGTTAAACCAGGGGAAAAGTGGGCAGAAAAGAACTATTTTATACACTATGAGCTTACTTGTTATCGATGCCTTATATAGCACATGTCATAACACTGGGAAATTATAGGTGTGTTGCGTCAAGCAAGATTTTCATTTGATTGAAAGGACTGCTGTATgtaagcaaaaaaagaaaagactacTGTACCTTTGCAATGACTATTtgtcatctcaaaaaaaaaaaaacattttttgcatgTCTTTGCATTCTGAGCCTATTTGACATGGTTGAGATGTTCATTAGCATAATTTTTTATAGAATGAATCACTTTATATAGGGGAAATCAGAACTGCTCCCtggtgcaaaaataaaacaaattcttgTATATACTTTAGTATAGTAAAATATTGGATGTAAAGTTATGTttgaatattttagatttaacatGGCACCTTTAAAGTATAACAAGTAAATGAAtcaaaaaattaatgaatgattaaaaaaaaaaaaaggtgagacataaaataagtgttttaggCATAAAATTGTGTTAACTCAACCGCTTTCATCAAAAACATGTTTGAATATCAGTTGACAGCACACTTTTATGTTTTGCAAAAATTACAAGTCACCGATCACATAGTTTTACTTTGATCTGTTCAGCAAGTCATCGCAAATGATACTATGCAAAAATGCTTGCTTTTGATTTATAATTTTGCTGAATAAGGGGTCAACAACCATTTTGACATAATGTCcaatttaacatttttctttctgttttgtagatctttttttatactaTTTAGAAGCAAGAAGTAATATTATAGATGCCTTATTTAGAGagcaacaaaaataaaagaaaaaatatgtagCAGCAGACCAGATTTCATCACCGCTGCAGCACTTGCACGAGTGTGAATGGTTATAAAGCGggtggaaagagaaagagagagctgtgTCCCGCAGTGCTAGGACATTACACTACTGAAATGATTACCTCTCATTTGGCTTTAAACACAGTATGAGGGCCTATAATGACCCTAACACCCCTGAGACACATTCAAACACTCTCACAGCCTCCAGATATACTAGATCCCGCTGAGCTGAGCACATACTGTATCAGCTACtggtttgttatttatttttcacctaAATGCTACCTAGTGCTGATTCTGATGTACAAAATGTTTAAGCAGTTATGAGAATGTGTCTAAAAAGGCATTTTATTAGATAGGATGGTGGAGTTAAGATGAAATATATTAGGCATCCTGTACTTTGTATATGATATGTCCTTATTTAGGCTAGGTAAACATATATATACCTTTCTAATTTGATTTATGAATAGCAAAGTAATCTGTTAGCCTGAAGGAAAAGCATTGTATATTCTGTCTCTAGAAATCGGTGCATGTTTTTTAGTCAAGACAGTAAATTCATAATTATGTTAATGGTACGGTTACGAGAAGTGCAGAACAAATCACAATTAGCtacgttttgtttttcttttacacaATATTGCTAGAATTTTACTGTG
Protein-coding regions in this window:
- the LOC127962973 gene encoding uncharacterized protein LOC127962973 is translated as MLELGTCSVSAQTLSDRNALAVPSFSQGMCGGSPPSRCFLLQPQDPESWLKHRGTLEDGSHSCSLLEPQSLADSFLSHASSFDTLYVPHARPMGLAPSSLDLRGLCEGAAALGLDSDMPVSPNIIKRRRGGLIEQRDIIKAHQAHKIQSTPQARRKEWEMARFGDDVPGLLGAGDGGSERSRNRDAPAVSTGGVSPAFKQTKAQRARTMALYNPIPVRQNCFTVNRSLFIFGEDNIVRKYAKKIIEWPYPFV